In Gammaproteobacteria bacterium, a genomic segment contains:
- the argJ gene encoding bifunctional glutamate N-acetyltransferase/amino-acid acetyltransferase ArgJ, with protein MAVGLEPVTDLAVIPGIRLSVASAGIKSSGKTDLVLITCDQGSQVAAVFTKNRFCAAPVSICREHLASGRVRAALVNSGNANAGTGVDGIENARACCESLARVLGIESDEVLPFSTGVIGQRLPVEKITGAIPGLVESQKDAAWVDAARGIMTTDTMPKGRSARIQLSAGEVNLTAIAKGAGMIRPDMATLLVFMATDANIAANDLQVALERAADVSFNRITVDGDTSTNDSCLLMATGKSGINIEPGSKDYELFEKELTRIATELAQDVIRDAEGITKFITLNVINGATEKDCLDIAYTIAHSPLVKTAFFASDANWGRILAAVGRAPVDIELPKIRIMLDEVTIVENGGVAASYTEEAGQQVMNREEITVTVDLDQGNDCVKVWTTDLSHDYVKINAEYRS; from the coding sequence ATGGCAGTAGGACTGGAACCGGTTACGGATCTCGCTGTAATACCGGGAATTCGTTTGTCAGTAGCTTCGGCAGGTATTAAATCCAGCGGCAAGACTGACCTGGTATTGATCACTTGTGACCAAGGAAGCCAGGTGGCAGCCGTGTTTACCAAAAACCGGTTTTGCGCAGCGCCAGTCAGCATTTGCCGGGAGCACCTTGCGTCCGGCCGTGTGCGTGCTGCCCTTGTAAATTCCGGCAATGCCAATGCCGGGACAGGGGTCGACGGTATCGAAAACGCACGTGCCTGTTGTGAGTCCCTGGCTCGGGTACTGGGAATAGAGTCCGATGAGGTGCTGCCATTTTCTACGGGTGTTATTGGACAGCGTTTGCCGGTGGAGAAAATTACTGGCGCGATTCCGGGTCTGGTCGAGAGCCAGAAGGATGCTGCATGGGTGGATGCAGCCCGGGGAATAATGACTACCGATACCATGCCCAAGGGAAGATCGGCTCGCATACAATTGTCGGCGGGTGAGGTCAACCTTACTGCAATCGCAAAGGGTGCAGGTATGATCCGTCCGGATATGGCGACGCTGTTAGTATTTATGGCTACGGACGCCAATATCGCTGCCAATGACCTCCAGGTTGCACTGGAACGAGCCGCTGATGTCTCGTTCAACAGGATCACCGTAGATGGAGATACCTCTACCAATGATTCCTGTCTGCTGATGGCTACGGGAAAGTCGGGTATCAATATTGAACCCGGTAGCAAGGATTATGAGTTATTTGAAAAAGAGTTAACCAGGATTGCAACGGAGTTGGCACAGGACGTCATTCGTGATGCCGAGGGTATTACCAAGTTCATTACCCTGAACGTGATAAATGGCGCTACGGAAAAAGACTGCCTTGATATCGCCTATACAATTGCGCATTCGCCGCTTGTAAAAACAGCCTTCTTTGCCAGTGACGCAAACTGGGGCAGAATTCTTGCGGCTGTAGGTCGCGCCCCTGTTGATATCGAGTTGCCCAAGATCAGGATTATGCTCGACGAGGTTACCATTGTGGAGAACGGGGGCGTTGCTGCCAGCTATACCGAGGAAGCCGGCCAACAGGTAATGAACAGGGAAGAAATTACTGTAACCGTCGATCTTGATCAGGGCAATGATTGCGTGAAGGTATGGACAACAGACCTGTCTCATGACTACGTGAAAATCAATGCCGAATACCGAAGCTGA
- a CDS encoding A24 family peptidase, translating into MELLAQFYQLHTTTALGLVALFSLMVGSFLNVVVHRLPIMLDREWRSQCLEFLDHPEPDTNRAVPDKYNLVFPRSSCPQCGHQIDAWQNIPVLSYLLQKGKCRHCDKPISPRYPVTEIMTMILSVIVIGQLGPNWHSVSFLFLTWSLIALSLIDFDHKLLPDDITLPVMWAGLALALTGIGPVDVKSSLAGAIIGYGSLWLIFQLFRLATGKEGMGYGDFKLFALLGAWLGWQQLPLIIILSSFVGAAVGIGNILIRNHHRSTPIPFGPFLCAAGFIAMLWGDTLIDQYLQLMRIRF; encoded by the coding sequence ATGGAATTACTGGCACAGTTTTATCAATTGCATACCACAACCGCACTTGGGCTGGTCGCACTGTTCTCGTTAATGGTCGGCAGCTTTCTCAACGTCGTAGTCCATCGCCTGCCGATTATGCTTGACCGAGAATGGCGTAGTCAGTGCCTGGAGTTCCTGGATCACCCGGAACCTGACACTAATCGGGCCGTGCCGGATAAATATAATCTCGTTTTTCCACGCTCATCATGTCCGCAATGCGGGCACCAGATTGATGCCTGGCAGAACATACCGGTTTTGAGCTATCTGCTGCAAAAAGGAAAATGCCGGCACTGCGACAAGCCCATCTCGCCGAGATACCCGGTTACAGAGATTATGACAATGATTCTGTCTGTCATCGTCATTGGCCAACTGGGGCCAAACTGGCATTCCGTTTCATTCCTGTTTCTCACCTGGTCCCTGATTGCACTATCCCTTATAGATTTCGATCACAAACTTCTTCCTGACGACATCACGCTTCCGGTAATGTGGGCAGGGTTGGCGCTTGCCTTGACCGGCATTGGACCAGTGGATGTGAAATCCTCCCTGGCAGGAGCAATAATCGGCTACGGCAGCCTGTGGCTGATTTTTCAGCTGTTTCGCCTTGCCACAGGCAAGGAAGGAATGGGTTATGGCGATTTCAAGCTGTTTGCCCTGCTCGGCGCATGGCTGGGCTGGCAACAGCTGCCGCTGATTATTATTCTCTCTTCCTTTGTTGGTGCCGCAGTCGGTATTGGCAATATTCTCATACGCAACCATCATCGCAGTACACCGATACCATTTGGGCCATTTCTCTGTGCGGCCGGCTTTATTGCCATGCTCTGGGGCGATACGCTGATCGACCAGTACCTTCAGCTCATGAGAATTCGTTTCTAG
- the pilB gene encoding type IV-A pilus assembly ATPase PilB, producing MATPNTTSNLSGLALRLVRDNLLSTADAERFLAEAQKKKTPFVSWLVDNKKLDAATLARAASQEFGVPLMQITAFDHETIPTSLVNEKIIERHRALPLFKRGSRLFVAVSDPTNVQALDEIKFNTGLGTEPILVEDDKLSAMIQKVQDATDTTLSDLGDDDGLENLDFADEGDDATGNETSNDGANETPIVKFVNKVLIDAINRGASDIHIEPYEKSYRVRYRQDGVLQEVASPPLALAARIAARFKILSRLDIAERRVPQDGRMKMRLSKNRAIDFRVSTLPTLFGEKIVLRILDPTSATLGVDKLGFETDQKEAFLDAVHRPYGMVLVTGPTGSGKTVSLYTAVNILNTPDRNISTAEDPVEINLAGINQVNINEKAGLDFGAALRSFLRQDPDIILVGEIRDLETASIAIKAAQTGHMVLSTLHTNSAPATLSRLVNMGVPPFNIASAINLIVAQRLGRRLCESCKKPVDLPKEALLKAGFTEEDLAKKPTIFGPGGCDTCGGSGYKGRVGIYEVMPLSEAIGEIIMRGGNELDVEKQMIKDGVTPLRRSGLVKILKGITSLEEVERVTNQ from the coding sequence ATGGCCACCCCTAATACGACATCCAATCTCAGCGGTCTGGCGCTGCGCCTTGTTCGCGATAACCTGCTAAGCACTGCTGACGCTGAACGCTTCCTGGCCGAAGCTCAGAAGAAAAAAACCCCGTTTGTCAGCTGGCTTGTCGACAACAAGAAACTTGATGCGGCCACATTGGCTCGAGCCGCTTCCCAGGAATTCGGCGTACCGTTAATGCAGATTACTGCATTCGACCATGAAACCATTCCAACCTCGCTGGTAAATGAAAAAATTATTGAACGCCATCGCGCCCTGCCGCTGTTCAAGCGCGGCTCCCGCCTGTTCGTGGCTGTTTCTGACCCCACCAATGTACAAGCCCTGGATGAAATAAAATTCAATACAGGTCTCGGCACTGAACCAATTCTGGTTGAAGATGACAAACTGTCAGCAATGATCCAGAAAGTTCAGGATGCAACGGACACCACCTTGTCCGACCTGGGCGACGATGACGGGCTGGAAAATCTGGATTTTGCTGACGAAGGCGATGATGCCACGGGCAACGAGACCTCCAATGACGGCGCCAATGAAACGCCTATCGTCAAATTCGTAAACAAGGTATTAATCGACGCCATTAACCGTGGCGCATCGGATATACATATCGAGCCGTACGAAAAATCCTACCGCGTCAGGTATCGGCAAGATGGTGTATTGCAGGAAGTTGCATCACCCCCGCTGGCACTGGCAGCCCGAATCGCCGCACGTTTCAAGATACTTTCGCGCCTCGATATTGCCGAACGCCGTGTTCCGCAAGACGGTCGAATGAAAATGCGCCTGTCCAAAAACCGCGCCATAGATTTTCGTGTCAGTACACTGCCGACCCTGTTTGGCGAAAAGATCGTGCTGCGTATCCTGGATCCAACATCCGCCACCCTCGGTGTAGACAAGCTCGGTTTCGAGACGGACCAGAAAGAAGCCTTCCTCGATGCAGTTCATCGCCCCTATGGCATGGTTCTGGTAACAGGTCCAACGGGCTCCGGTAAAACGGTGTCACTCTATACCGCGGTCAATATTCTGAATACACCGGACAGAAACATTTCAACTGCAGAAGATCCGGTGGAAATTAACCTTGCCGGTATCAACCAGGTCAACATCAACGAGAAAGCCGGGCTGGATTTCGGTGCCGCGTTACGTTCGTTCCTTCGCCAGGATCCGGATATCATTCTGGTTGGTGAAATTCGAGACCTTGAGACCGCGTCCATTGCCATCAAGGCTGCCCAAACCGGCCACATGGTGCTCTCGACACTGCATACAAACAGCGCACCGGCAACCCTGAGCCGCCTGGTCAACATGGGCGTACCGCCATTCAATATTGCATCTGCTATAAACCTGATTGTGGCACAACGCCTGGGCCGACGACTTTGCGAGTCTTGCAAAAAACCAGTTGATCTGCCCAAGGAAGCCCTGCTCAAGGCAGGCTTCACCGAAGAAGACCTTGCCAAGAAACCAACCATCTTCGGTCCCGGCGGTTGCGATACTTGCGGCGGCAGTGGCTACAAAGGCCGAGTCGGTATCTATGAAGTAATGCCACTCAGTGAGGCTATCGGCGAAATTATTATGCGCGGCGGCAACGAGCTCGACGTTGAAAAACAGATGATCAAGGACGGCGTCACACCCCTGCGCCGGTCAGGACTGGTCAAGATACTCAAAGGCATCACCAGCCTTGAAGAAGTAGAGCGCGTAACCAACCAGTAG
- a CDS encoding heterodisulfide reductase-related iron-sulfur binding cluster codes for MAGPAGTREGSLDAPTRHPLDWKNPAFYDENDLMLELERVYDICHGCRRCVSLCNAFPTLFDLVDESDTMEVDGVAHKDYWNVVDHCYLCDLCYMTKCPYVPPHEWKVDFPHLMLRAKAVRYKKEGASLRDKILSSTDAVGSLAGIPVVSGIVNTANKNGVTRKLLESVLGVSSKASLPEYHNNTLQKRMRSHKSNNTAEAAGKTTGKVALFATCYGSRNAPDIGEDLAAILEHNGIPVVLAEKEQCCGMPKLELGDLDAVASAKDANIPVLKKLVDDGYDIIAPVPSCVLMFKQELPLMFPGDADVLAVKNAIYDPFEYLALRHKDGKLNTEFRNSLGKVAYHVACHQRVQNIGMKTRDILRLVPDTEIEAIERCSGHDGTYAVKKEYHDISMKICRPVINRTKQFEPDHYGSDCPMAGKQIENGMDDGFVSEHPISLLRKAYGI; via the coding sequence ATGGCTGGTCCTGCTGGAACGAGAGAGGGTAGTCTCGACGCACCAACCCGTCATCCGCTGGATTGGAAAAATCCGGCTTTTTATGATGAAAATGATTTGATGCTCGAACTGGAGCGTGTCTATGACATCTGTCACGGTTGCCGTCGCTGTGTCAGTTTGTGCAACGCGTTTCCGACGCTTTTCGACCTGGTGGACGAATCCGATACCATGGAGGTGGACGGTGTTGCCCACAAGGATTACTGGAACGTGGTGGATCACTGCTATTTGTGCGACCTGTGTTACATGACCAAGTGCCCCTATGTACCACCTCACGAATGGAAAGTGGATTTTCCGCACCTGATGCTGCGAGCAAAGGCCGTACGTTATAAAAAAGAGGGCGCCAGTCTTCGCGACAAGATTCTGTCCAGCACCGACGCTGTCGGTAGCCTGGCGGGTATTCCTGTTGTATCAGGCATCGTCAATACTGCAAACAAAAATGGCGTCACGCGCAAACTGCTGGAAAGCGTTCTGGGTGTGTCTTCAAAAGCATCCTTGCCTGAGTATCACAACAATACGCTGCAAAAACGCATGCGCTCACACAAGAGTAACAATACTGCCGAAGCAGCAGGCAAGACCACCGGCAAGGTGGCGTTGTTCGCGACCTGTTATGGCAGCCGCAATGCGCCGGATATAGGCGAAGACCTGGCAGCAATCCTCGAGCACAACGGCATTCCGGTTGTGCTGGCCGAAAAGGAGCAGTGCTGTGGCATGCCCAAGCTGGAGCTGGGTGATCTCGATGCGGTAGCCAGCGCCAAGGATGCCAACATTCCGGTCCTGAAGAAGCTGGTCGATGATGGTTATGACATTATTGCGCCGGTACCGTCCTGCGTGTTGATGTTCAAGCAGGAGCTGCCGCTGATGTTTCCTGGCGATGCCGATGTGCTGGCAGTCAAGAACGCCATCTATGATCCGTTTGAGTACCTGGCGCTTCGACACAAGGATGGCAAGCTCAACACCGAATTCAGGAACAGCCTGGGCAAGGTGGCCTATCATGTTGCCTGCCACCAGCGTGTGCAGAATATCGGCATGAAAACCCGCGATATTCTCCGGCTTGTGCCGGATACGGAGATTGAGGCTATTGAACGGTGTTCCGGACATGATGGCACTTATGCCGTGAAAAAGGAGTATCACGATATTTCCATGAAGATATGCCGCCCGGTCATCAACAGGACAAAACAGTTTGAGCCGGATCATTATGGCAGCGATTGCCCTATGGCCGGCAAGCAAATTGAAAATGGCATGGACGACGGTTTTGTCTCCGAGCATCCCATCAGCTTGTTGCGCAAGGCATACGGAATCTAG
- a CDS encoding Nudix family hydrolase has translation MPNTEADPVLRVVAGVVRDPRNSRRVLLSRRHPGSHQGGKWEFPGGKIEPGESPYDSLVRELREELGIEVTRAMPMMRIAYAYPDKRVHLDIWRVLEYAGIPHGKEKQEIDWVEITRMKRLDYPEANLPVVHVLQLAETYAISAVDKLGQDEFLRRLDIALQHGLGLLQLREPALDETAYLSIARIVLDKCRKYGARVILNRSSEMVKLLDADGLQLSSKTLMAAMERPLPEDYYVFASCHNAAELTKAAQLGVDAALLSPVLDTPSHPGAPTLGWDRFSELAKQSDIPVFALGGMTPDMLNTAIEHGACGIAMITAYWSQFSS, from the coding sequence ATGCCGAATACCGAAGCTGATCCGGTTTTGCGGGTTGTCGCGGGTGTTGTCCGCGATCCGCGAAATTCTCGGCGCGTTCTCCTTTCCAGACGGCACCCCGGCAGTCACCAGGGTGGAAAGTGGGAGTTTCCGGGCGGAAAGATAGAGCCCGGCGAATCGCCCTATGACTCCCTGGTGCGGGAATTGCGAGAAGAGCTTGGCATCGAGGTAACAAGGGCAATGCCGATGATGCGGATTGCTTACGCCTATCCTGACAAGCGAGTGCATCTCGATATATGGCGTGTTCTGGAATATGCGGGTATTCCTCATGGCAAGGAAAAGCAGGAAATTGACTGGGTCGAAATCACCCGAATGAAAAGGCTTGATTATCCCGAGGCCAACCTTCCTGTTGTGCATGTACTCCAGTTGGCTGAAACCTATGCGATCAGCGCAGTCGACAAGCTGGGTCAGGACGAATTTCTGCGGCGCCTGGATATCGCGTTACAGCATGGTCTCGGCTTGTTGCAGCTGCGCGAACCCGCCCTGGACGAAACGGCATATTTATCTATTGCCAGGATTGTGCTGGACAAATGCCGGAAATACGGGGCACGTGTAATTCTTAATCGAAGTTCGGAAATGGTGAAACTGCTGGATGCGGATGGCTTGCAACTCAGCAGCAAGACTTTGATGGCGGCGATGGAAAGGCCGCTTCCGGAAGATTATTATGTTTTTGCTTCTTGTCATAATGCTGCCGAGCTCACAAAGGCAGCGCAACTTGGCGTCGATGCCGCGTTGTTGTCACCGGTGCTGGATACGCCGAGCCATCCGGGGGCGCCAACACTGGGCTGGGACAGGTTTTCCGAACTGGCGAAGCAGTCAGATATCCCTGTGTTTGCACTGGGCGGCATGACACCAGACATGTTGAACACCGCTATTGAACACGGCGCATGCGGTATCGCGATGATTACCGCGTACTGGAGCCAGTTTTCCAGCTAG
- a CDS encoding rubrerythrin family protein, translating into MDLKGSKTEQNLKDAFAGESQANRRYLYFAAKADVEGYNDVAAVFRSTAEGETGHAHGHLEYLEAVGDPATGLPIGATADNLKASIAGETHEYTDMYPGMAKSARDEGFDEIADWFETLAKAERSHANRFQKALDNLDG; encoded by the coding sequence ATGGATCTCAAAGGTAGCAAGACCGAACAGAACCTGAAAGATGCGTTCGCCGGTGAATCCCAGGCCAACCGTCGTTACCTGTATTTTGCGGCCAAGGCTGATGTTGAAGGTTACAACGACGTAGCCGCAGTTTTCCGTTCTACCGCAGAAGGCGAAACCGGCCACGCACATGGCCACCTGGAATACCTGGAAGCTGTCGGTGACCCGGCAACCGGCCTGCCAATTGGTGCAACTGCTGACAACCTGAAAGCATCCATCGCCGGTGAAACCCATGAGTACACGGATATGTATCCGGGCATGGCCAAGTCTGCTCGTGATGAAGGCTTTGATGAAATCGCTGACTGGTTTGAGACCCTGGCCAAGGCAGAGCGTTCCCACGCCAACCGTTTCCAGAAAGCCCTGGACAATCTCGACGGTTAA
- the coaE gene encoding dephospho-CoA kinase (Dephospho-CoA kinase (CoaE) performs the final step in coenzyme A biosynthesis.) — protein MLKVGLTGGIGSGKSTVSGYFRELGVPVIDADEIGHELSRQGNAGYNAIISEFGDSILEKSGQLDRAHLRRLVFTQPVQRKRLEAVLHPLIRDEILRQVSMSSDSPYCIIVVPLLVETDFHNLVDRIAVIDTTEKNQIERVMQRNRLAREQVEQIIAAQAAGSKRLRHADDIIRNNGGPEILFRQVQALHQNYLALAESVAD, from the coding sequence ATGCTCAAGGTTGGTTTAACCGGTGGCATAGGTAGCGGAAAATCGACGGTATCCGGATATTTCCGGGAGCTTGGTGTTCCTGTTATTGACGCGGATGAGATCGGACATGAACTGTCCAGACAGGGTAATGCCGGATATAACGCCATCATTTCCGAATTTGGTGACTCAATTCTTGAAAAAAGCGGGCAGCTCGATCGGGCCCATCTTCGGCGACTTGTTTTCACGCAACCTGTCCAACGCAAAAGGCTGGAAGCCGTTCTTCACCCGCTGATCCGCGATGAAATTCTCCGCCAGGTTTCAATGTCAAGCGACTCACCTTACTGTATTATCGTCGTACCACTGCTTGTCGAAACCGATTTTCATAATTTGGTCGACAGGATTGCGGTTATCGACACTACTGAAAAAAACCAGATCGAAAGAGTCATGCAGCGCAACCGTTTGGCCCGAGAACAGGTTGAACAGATCATTGCCGCCCAGGCAGCGGGATCAAAGCGACTACGCCATGCAGACGATATAATCAGGAATAATGGTGGTCCCGAGATACTTTTCAGACAAGTACAGGCGCTGCATCAAAATTACCTGGCTCTTGCGGAGTCAGTTGCAGACTAG
- a CDS encoding type II secretion system F family protein, with product MAKAAAKPKNETFVWEGTDRKGKKIKGEMDGASIAIVNAMLRRQGVNPTKVRKKPKALFGGGKKKITPKDVSIFTRQLATMIAAGIPIAQAFDIVGKGHENPGMRELITSIKQDVESGTNLTQALSKHPLQFNALYCNLVQAGEAAGILDSILDELATYQEKIEGIKSKIKSALFYPTAVVVVAFVITTILLVYVIPQFESLFKGFGADLPALTKFVIELSEFFQVWWYAMFGGIIGGVVLMANAYKRSAKMQYSFDRGILRAPVVGDIVRKATIARFCRTLATMFAAGVPLVEALDSVAGAAGNRVYYDGTMAIKVDVSGGTQLVNAMTTTGLFPNMVCQMVAIGEESGELDTMLGKVASFYEQEVDDAVEGLSSLLEPIIMAFLGVVIGGLVIAMYLPIFKMASAV from the coding sequence ATGGCAAAGGCAGCAGCAAAACCAAAAAACGAAACGTTTGTCTGGGAAGGCACCGATCGCAAGGGCAAAAAGATCAAGGGTGAAATGGATGGCGCCAGTATTGCCATCGTCAATGCCATGCTTCGTCGACAAGGTGTCAACCCGACCAAGGTTCGCAAAAAACCGAAGGCACTTTTTGGTGGCGGCAAGAAAAAAATCACGCCAAAGGACGTCAGCATATTTACACGTCAGCTCGCAACCATGATTGCGGCGGGCATACCCATTGCCCAGGCATTTGATATTGTCGGCAAGGGCCATGAAAATCCTGGCATGCGCGAGCTCATCACCAGCATCAAGCAGGATGTTGAAAGCGGTACCAACCTGACCCAGGCGCTGTCCAAGCACCCACTTCAGTTTAACGCCCTGTACTGCAACCTGGTGCAGGCCGGTGAAGCTGCCGGTATTCTTGACTCCATCCTTGATGAGCTGGCCACTTACCAGGAAAAAATCGAAGGCATCAAGAGCAAGATCAAGTCGGCTCTATTTTATCCGACCGCGGTAGTTGTGGTTGCGTTTGTAATCACAACTATTCTTCTGGTCTACGTTATTCCGCAATTCGAATCCCTGTTCAAGGGATTCGGCGCCGACCTGCCGGCACTGACAAAATTCGTGATTGAACTCTCGGAATTCTTCCAGGTCTGGTGGTATGCAATGTTTGGCGGCATTATCGGTGGCGTTGTTTTGATGGCCAATGCCTACAAGCGGTCAGCAAAGATGCAGTACAGCTTTGACCGCGGTATTCTCCGCGCCCCGGTAGTCGGTGATATTGTACGCAAGGCTACCATCGCCCGGTTTTGTCGCACGCTGGCTACCATGTTTGCCGCCGGCGTTCCCCTGGTCGAAGCGCTGGATTCCGTCGCCGGCGCGGCGGGCAACCGGGTATACTATGACGGTACCATGGCCATCAAGGTGGATGTCAGCGGTGGCACCCAGTTGGTCAACGCCATGACCACAACCGGCCTGTTCCCCAACATGGTCTGCCAAATGGTCGCCATCGGCGAAGAATCCGGTGAACTGGATACCATGCTGGGCAAGGTTGCCTCGTTTTACGAACAAGAGGTGGATGATGCTGTCGAAGGATTGTCGAGCCTGCTTGAGCCTATCATTATGGCATTCCTTGGCGTCGTAATCGGTGGGCTTGTTATTGCCATGTACCTGCCAATCTTCAAAATGGCTTCAGCAGTATAA